One region of Candidatus Bathyarchaeia archaeon genomic DNA includes:
- a CDS encoding sulfatase: MTENKLPNIILIVMDTVRADHLSCYGYDRKTSPNIDRIAAQGVLYENAFSAAPWTPPSHASIFTGKYPSRHKTLGKEIRLKSENTTIAESLAIKYDTLGVTCCQILGLGSGFEKGFTHYAEVVESSLVRLIKRRRISELKDFIWRMVRGPDKGTSQATEMIKAFTKQSHRDRPFFVFVNYFTAHTPYDPPSPFKGRFCNEFDESSLYLQELLANSLLGLTTEKISKRTTDMRKLQWIASGGGGFSFSVKEASVSREEWEIIRAWYDGEIAYLDSHIGNLVQSLKENGILDDTLLLLTSDHGENFGDHGLAVHPLCLYDSLLRVPLIMKYPDIAPTNQKIQGLVSLVDLYPTMTQAAQVKDTQVIDGKSLFQSDKDGTHDFVCAEYGALHTEAFGGLNAWSLPESTRNKLTKIDRGCKAIRTSTFKYILWRDREELYNIRDDPDELLDISKEHPQVTKELKKKLANTVDLSYAGAREFPKEQKKQIIDRLKALGYV; encoded by the coding sequence ATGACTGAAAACAAACTTCCTAACATCATTCTAATAGTGATGGATACTGTGCGAGCTGATCACCTTTCCTGCTATGGTTACGACAGAAAAACCAGTCCAAATATTGACAGAATTGCTGCACAAGGGGTCTTGTACGAGAATGCCTTCTCCGCAGCTCCCTGGACGCCTCCATCGCACGCGTCAATCTTTACAGGCAAATACCCTTCGCGTCACAAAACTCTAGGAAAGGAAATTCGTCTGAAAAGCGAAAACACCACGATCGCAGAATCATTGGCGATTAAGTACGATACGCTCGGAGTGACATGCTGTCAAATACTCGGGTTGGGAAGCGGCTTTGAGAAAGGATTCACACATTACGCTGAGGTTGTAGAATCATCGCTTGTTCGCCTTATCAAGCGAAGACGAATTTCAGAACTCAAGGATTTCATTTGGCGTATGGTTCGCGGACCAGACAAAGGAACCTCCCAAGCAACTGAGATGATAAAAGCCTTTACTAAGCAAAGCCACAGAGATAGACCCTTTTTCGTGTTTGTCAATTATTTCACAGCGCACACACCGTACGATCCGCCAAGTCCATTCAAAGGGCGGTTCTGTAACGAGTTCGATGAGTCTTCGCTTTACCTGCAAGAGTTGCTCGCCAACTCCCTGCTGGGACTTACCACTGAAAAAATTTCCAAAAGGACCACTGACATGCGAAAACTTCAGTGGATTGCAAGCGGTGGTGGAGGCTTCTCTTTTTCTGTAAAGGAAGCCTCTGTGTCTCGTGAAGAATGGGAGATAATCAGAGCGTGGTATGACGGCGAAATAGCCTATCTGGACTCCCATATTGGAAATCTAGTTCAGAGCCTCAAAGAAAACGGTATTTTGGATGACACACTGCTATTATTAACGTCAGATCATGGAGAAAACTTTGGCGACCATGGTTTAGCGGTCCACCCACTGTGCCTTTACGACAGCCTTCTTCGTGTCCCATTGATAATGAAATACCCCGACATAGCTCCTACCAATCAGAAAATCCAAGGTCTGGTATCACTCGTGGACCTATACCCAACAATGACACAGGCAGCCCAAGTCAAAGACACACAGGTCATAGACGGTAAAAGCCTATTTCAGTCCGACAAGGACGGAACCCACGATTTCGTGTGCGCCGAATATGGCGCACTTCACACCGAAGCATTCGGAGGTCTAAACGCTTGGAGTCTCCCTGAATCCACACGAAACAAACTCACTAAAATCGATCGAGGGTGCAAGGCAATTCGGACGTCCACCTTCAAGTACATACTCTGGAGGGATAGGGAAGAATTGTACAACATTCGGGACGATCCAGATGAGTTGCTGGACATTTCTAAAGAACACCCTCAAGTAACAAAAGAACTGAAGAAAAAACTTGCTAACACAGTTGATCTGTCATACGCAGGGGCGCGAGAGTTCCCAAAGGAACAGAAAAAGCAGATAATAGATCGGCTTAAGGCACTAGGATACGTGTAG
- a CDS encoding class I SAM-dependent methyltransferase encodes MQAKDIHTTKGTSGSILYGESEDQMLDKKIYYQNLWRRQRILEPSRGRLLTFKEYVRLISSFSKPSSLILDAGCGSGVIAGTLASSGYNNLVGIDLVNRFKREKGISFVVADNTCLPFRPESFDTIFARKFVSVQDMTRGLGEFHKSLKDDGKLLVEVPNVKRLKSRIYESLGLTPKYPHKYFPHMHMMLFTTILQKCNYIVMKVKGDYVFIPLVASLVSALKLDRLERELGRLVPSLCLHLFAICRKRI; translated from the coding sequence ATGCAAGCAAAGGACATCCATACTACTAAGGGAACCTCCGGTTCAATCCTCTACGGTGAAAGCGAGGATCAAATGCTGGACAAGAAGATCTATTATCAAAACCTATGGAGACGGCAAAGGATACTCGAGCCTTCGCGTGGGAGACTTCTTACATTCAAAGAATATGTGAGGCTGATTTCTTCTTTTTCCAAACCATCCTCTCTTATCCTAGACGCTGGATGCGGCTCGGGAGTCATTGCAGGAACGCTTGCGTCCAGTGGCTACAATAATCTTGTGGGCATAGACTTGGTCAACAGGTTCAAACGCGAAAAGGGCATTTCATTTGTGGTTGCTGATAATACCTGTCTTCCGTTTCGACCAGAATCCTTTGACACGATCTTTGCAAGAAAATTTGTGAGTGTTCAGGACATGACAAGAGGACTGGGCGAGTTTCACAAATCGCTGAAAGACGACGGAAAGCTTCTCGTTGAAGTGCCAAATGTTAAGAGGCTCAAGTCCAGAATCTATGAGTCACTAGGACTTACCCCAAAATACCCTCACAAGTATTTCCCACATATGCACATGATGCTCTTCACAACTATTCTGCAAAAATGCAACTACATCGTGATGAAAGTGAAGGGCGACTACGTCTTCATTCCGTTGGTAGCAAGCCTAGTCTCAGCTTTGAAACTTGACAGATTGGAGAGAGAGCTAGGGCGCCTAGTGCCAAGCCTGTGTTTGCACCTCTTTGCCATTTGCAGAAAGCGCATATAG
- a CDS encoding glycosyltransferase family 4 protein, translated as MKLAMIEEDLSVRSGSRRFIYEATKILEAQGHNVRVFALKMDTKICFPQMLQTPVEVVPTEDFSFARSVNLALGKNVDYYLARTLAVMEISRRTAEWSPDVVVFHYTGELWLPPYFYHLKKPVGVVCLHVLPRGVAPFHVNTLREKIDQKVIELSPIGIWSNRSLKKLGMILAHSRFVYDQAIRMKSSKAGPEFGIVPLGVNHSEFYPTFEEEPFVLCVARIHPQKKLELAVQAMKDANPNFSLVFAGDVEPRFAWYKENLVSLAEKLHLGNRFRIEPAPTPERLVSLLQKCAVFVFPSTKDTFGLSVLEAMACGKPIIASRAGGVPEVVGDCGFLVDPVAEHWRKALQKLLSDRNLREQMGKKACKRSKLYSWDATVSSLMQAIKSCLSD; from the coding sequence TTGAAACTGGCGATGATCGAAGAAGACCTGTCGGTCAGAAGTGGCTCAAGACGATTCATCTATGAAGCCACAAAAATACTGGAAGCTCAAGGGCACAACGTCAGAGTCTTTGCCCTGAAAATGGACACGAAAATTTGCTTTCCACAAATGCTTCAGACGCCCGTGGAGGTCGTGCCAACTGAGGATTTCTCATTTGCACGTTCTGTGAACCTTGCGCTTGGGAAAAACGTCGACTATTATCTGGCCCGGACACTTGCGGTAATGGAGATAAGTCGCAGAACAGCAGAGTGGAGCCCCGATGTCGTCGTTTTCCATTACACAGGCGAGCTTTGGTTGCCTCCCTACTTCTATCACCTCAAGAAACCTGTGGGAGTAGTTTGTCTTCATGTACTTCCTCGAGGAGTCGCACCGTTCCATGTCAACACGCTACGCGAAAAGATAGACCAAAAAGTCATTGAACTTTCTCCCATAGGAATCTGGAGCAATCGCAGTCTTAAGAAGCTAGGAATGATCTTGGCCCATAGTCGTTTCGTATACGATCAAGCCATAAGAATGAAGAGCAGTAAGGCAGGACCGGAATTTGGCATAGTTCCTCTAGGCGTGAACCATTCAGAGTTCTACCCAACGTTTGAGGAAGAACCCTTCGTCTTATGCGTTGCAAGGATTCATCCTCAGAAAAAGCTTGAGCTCGCTGTGCAGGCAATGAAAGACGCGAATCCCAATTTTTCCTTGGTCTTTGCAGGCGATGTGGAGCCTCGTTTCGCGTGGTACAAAGAGAACTTGGTGAGTCTTGCAGAAAAACTGCACCTGGGGAACCGATTCCGAATAGAACCGGCACCGACCCCGGAAAGACTGGTTAGTTTACTTCAAAAGTGCGCTGTCTTCGTCTTCCCAAGCACTAAAGATACGTTTGGCTTGTCGGTTCTTGAGGCTATGGCATGCGGCAAGCCCATCATCGCCAGTCGAGCCGGCGGAGTGCCTGAGGTGGTAGGAGACTGCGGTTTCCTAGTTGACCCCGTTGCAGAACACTGGCGGAAGGCCTTGCAAAAGCTGTTGTCAGATCGTAACCTCAGAGAGCAAATGGGAAAAAAGGCTTGCAAGAGGTCTAAGCTGTATTCATGGGATGCAACTGTAAGTTCCTTGATGCAAGCAATAAAGAGTTGCCTTTCGGATTGA
- a CDS encoding DUF2206 domain-containing protein has protein sequence MSKAGHSLSFTGFILLFQALVDLVVLLNVPYARQVVGAVYLTLIPGLVILKALSWDEGDLSEVILYSVGLSLVMLMLIGLLLNELTPMVGITHPLSLPPILLATNIIVLLPCLLGSLKNGRSLALSGDPLYHLAPFFVLPFLSVLGVYAVNNLNSNLVLLLTLILIVAMVSLGVISKKVLPNRLYPAALLAISIALLFHSSLITNYIIGWDIHSEYNVFELTNDASHWNSALVSFDDRIAKGNGMLSVTVLPTMYSKVTSLDGSWIFKVVFPGILAFVPLALYKLYSARMRKEVAFLSVFFLISNLAFFSIDGFPAKQMVAELFYVLLFIVLLENRLSTFKRSFLFILFGIGLVVSHYSLSYIFLFLILAVWLLPIVGRFFYPDLKRSSKIDLGTVLVIFTLAFAWYIFSSAAVPFEAVTEVGEQISHNFFLDFFNPLARTTTVLRGLPGAGEASSLGHLVGRIFFYITEFFIVVGVARMLFKKETKSLGNEYAMLSYMNLLILIMGIALPNFARYFRMERFLQISLLFLAPFCVMGGEATVTYILKKRVQGKALSLIALVLVPFFLFETGFLYEVAGDSSYSLSLSGYRMDKIMLYSYITDSKEVAAAQWVSEQLNVSDSMVYGDYISTYHVLTSYGGIPGDYSVVLSNVTEFSSNGYVFLRRINLIEGKMVALGLLWNASEISKQIESQNVVYSNGDCEILGIIPENP, from the coding sequence TTGTCAAAAGCTGGACATTCATTGTCATTCACAGGGTTTATTCTACTTTTCCAAGCACTCGTAGACCTTGTTGTGCTTCTGAACGTTCCATATGCTAGGCAAGTTGTCGGGGCCGTGTATCTCACACTTATCCCAGGACTGGTCATTCTCAAGGCGCTCAGCTGGGATGAAGGCGATCTTTCCGAAGTCATACTCTATTCCGTTGGCCTAAGCTTAGTTATGCTCATGCTCATAGGTCTGCTTTTGAACGAACTCACCCCCATGGTGGGCATAACACATCCTCTTTCCTTACCACCCATTCTCTTGGCAACCAACATCATCGTACTCCTGCCATGTTTGCTAGGTTCTCTAAAGAATGGTAGATCCTTGGCTCTAAGTGGCGATCCGTTGTATCACTTAGCGCCTTTTTTTGTCCTACCATTTCTAAGCGTCCTCGGGGTCTACGCAGTTAACAACCTTAACAGCAACCTCGTCTTGCTCCTGACTCTGATTCTTATTGTCGCTATGGTCAGCCTAGGAGTAATCTCAAAGAAAGTGCTTCCAAACAGGCTCTATCCGGCTGCATTGTTAGCTATATCCATTGCTCTGCTGTTCCACTCGTCTCTGATTACTAACTATATTATAGGATGGGACATTCACAGCGAATACAATGTCTTCGAACTGACCAATGATGCTTCACACTGGAACTCAGCTTTGGTGTCCTTTGACGACCGTATTGCAAAAGGAAACGGCATGCTTAGTGTCACAGTTCTCCCCACCATGTACTCCAAGGTAACCAGTTTGGATGGTAGTTGGATTTTCAAGGTTGTGTTCCCCGGAATCCTAGCTTTCGTGCCTCTTGCCCTCTACAAACTGTATTCCGCCAGAATGAGAAAAGAAGTCGCGTTCTTGTCGGTCTTCTTCCTCATCTCCAATCTTGCCTTTTTTTCAATAGACGGGTTTCCTGCCAAACAGATGGTCGCAGAGCTCTTCTACGTCTTGCTGTTCATTGTCCTTTTGGAAAACCGCTTGAGTACGTTTAAGCGAAGCTTTCTTTTCATCCTTTTCGGTATCGGTCTGGTGGTTTCACATTATTCGCTGTCATACATCTTTCTGTTCTTGATTCTGGCAGTGTGGCTACTGCCTATCGTTGGGCGATTCTTCTACCCTGACCTCAAGCGAAGCTCGAAAATTGATTTAGGCACGGTTCTCGTGATATTCACGCTTGCTTTTGCATGGTACATATTCTCTTCTGCAGCGGTTCCATTTGAAGCAGTTACTGAGGTGGGCGAGCAGATATCACACAACTTCTTTCTTGACTTCTTCAACCCGTTAGCCAGAACGACGACTGTTTTGAGAGGCTTACCAGGGGCAGGCGAAGCATCATCTCTTGGCCATTTGGTCGGCAGGATCTTCTTCTACATCACTGAGTTCTTCATTGTGGTGGGCGTCGCAAGGATGTTGTTCAAGAAGGAAACAAAGAGCCTCGGCAACGAGTACGCGATGCTTTCATACATGAACTTGCTCATACTCATCATGGGAATTGCGCTTCCCAACTTTGCGAGATATTTCCGCATGGAACGATTTCTTCAAATCTCGCTTCTATTTCTAGCTCCATTCTGCGTCATGGGGGGCGAGGCAACCGTCACCTACATTTTGAAAAAGAGAGTTCAAGGCAAGGCGCTGAGCCTTATCGCACTTGTACTCGTTCCGTTCTTTCTGTTTGAGACTGGCTTTCTGTACGAGGTCGCCGGCGACAGTAGCTACTCGCTGTCTCTTAGCGGTTACAGAATGGACAAGATTATGCTGTACAGCTATATCACCGATAGCAAGGAGGTTGCCGCCGCGCAATGGGTTTCTGAGCAGCTGAACGTTTCAGATTCAATGGTGTATGGCGACTACATTTCGACCTACCATGTCTTAACGAGCTATGGTGGGATTCCTGGAGACTACTCCGTTGTGTTGTCTAACGTTACCGAATTCTCCTCTAACGGATATGTTTTTCTGCGAAGGATCAATTTGATTGAGGGCAAAATGGTGGCTCTAGGGCTTCTGTGGAACGCATCTGAAATCTCAAAGCAAATAGAATCCCAGAACGTCGTATACTCAAACGGCGACTGCGAAATCCTTGGCATAATCCCGGAAAACCCATGA
- a CDS encoding glycosyltransferase family 4 protein codes for MRILFLTSAFEAVAGYWRAFNLGMPLASRGHDITLVCQSKSPSLHASRRVVAGVKILSLPSLISVSSNSLLETAARASTLITQTCLNLWTTSLDFDVIHVYDAAFPQNAIPAMFCRVKRRSKRPALFVDWDDWMGRGGSLNLFHGEGANNMVIPLLTFLEEKTPLYADMITVTTEVLRQRALQVGVNKKDIVMLPNGANTDAIGPKDMRKAREELGLPADVMIYICNKSTFFVPLRPGDPILDLLLAHKSALKEHPSAILFLLGKGSEKCIPWIKSLGIEKNVRCVGWQPLSMLSLYFGASNFLVLPIRDTIFDRARFPLRLADYMAAGRPIVATALPEIERVTRGFSWLAKPNDSADLADKLVQAMRQPMDLWRKMGQMAREKAVKHLSWTVLSEQLEKTYLKYNSLS; via the coding sequence ATGCGCATTCTCTTTCTAACATCAGCCTTTGAGGCCGTTGCAGGCTATTGGCGAGCCTTCAATCTTGGAATGCCCTTAGCATCTCGGGGACACGACATTACTCTTGTATGTCAGAGCAAGAGTCCTTCGTTACATGCCTCCCGTAGAGTTGTGGCTGGTGTCAAAATTCTCTCACTTCCTTCGCTGATATCAGTCAGCAGTAACTCTCTCTTAGAGACCGCAGCTAGGGCATCTACTCTTATCACTCAGACGTGTCTAAACCTGTGGACAACGTCTCTGGATTTTGACGTAATACATGTCTATGATGCAGCTTTTCCTCAAAACGCGATTCCTGCTATGTTCTGCCGAGTGAAACGTCGATCCAAAAGACCTGCACTCTTCGTAGACTGGGACGATTGGATGGGACGAGGCGGCTCGTTGAACTTGTTTCACGGGGAAGGAGCAAACAACATGGTTATACCATTACTCACATTCTTGGAAGAGAAGACTCCGCTTTACGCTGACATGATTACAGTAACAACGGAGGTCCTACGGCAAAGGGCACTTCAGGTTGGAGTGAACAAAAAGGACATAGTCATGCTGCCAAACGGAGCGAACACTGATGCAATTGGACCTAAGGACATGAGGAAAGCAAGAGAGGAGCTGGGGTTGCCAGCGGACGTAATGATTTACATCTGCAACAAATCCACGTTTTTCGTTCCGCTTCGGCCTGGCGACCCAATCCTAGACCTTCTCTTAGCCCACAAGTCTGCATTAAAAGAACATCCAAGTGCCATTCTATTTCTCTTGGGAAAGGGAAGCGAAAAATGCATTCCGTGGATCAAGTCGCTTGGAATTGAAAAGAACGTACGCTGCGTGGGATGGCAACCGCTTTCCATGCTTTCATTGTACTTCGGTGCATCAAACTTCTTGGTGTTACCGATTAGGGATACGATCTTCGACCGGGCACGGTTCCCATTACGCCTCGCGGACTACATGGCTGCCGGTCGACCGATAGTCGCAACCGCACTGCCAGAAATCGAAAGAGTTACCCGAGGATTCAGCTGGCTAGCCAAACCGAACGACTCTGCTGACCTCGCGGATAAACTTGTGCAGGCAATGCGCCAACCGATGGATCTGTGGAGGAAGATGGGACAGATGGCTAGAGAGAAGGCTGTCAAGCATCTGTCATGGACAGTGCTTTCTGAGCAGCTAGAGAAGACATATTTGAAATACAACTCATTATCATGA
- a CDS encoding glycosyltransferase, with amino-acid sequence MLVSIALCVKNSGATIRKAVRSVANQDMPHELLEAIAVDDGCSDNTILIMIEELKKTKVPLRILQTGGAGLGKARQMAMDNAKGKYIIWVDGDMELSKDYVRTQVEFMERNPKVAKARGKWMLLENGGLAAQLENMRASEHKPTQTTAKSDVSKLVGIGGSICRLNALRQVGGFDTNITGAGEDIDLAAKLMKAGWALDASGGEFFHKTKETWRDLWRQYLWYGYGSHFVNHKYNGFFPTWVKTPPAALYQGLTHANIAYKATHRKISFLLPFQYCFKNMAWLLGFVSAHLDRYQP; translated from the coding sequence TTGCTCGTTTCGATAGCTCTTTGCGTCAAAAACTCTGGTGCAACGATTAGAAAAGCGGTCAGAAGTGTCGCAAATCAAGACATGCCACACGAACTTTTGGAAGCTATCGCGGTGGACGACGGGTGCAGTGATAACACGATACTTATTATGATCGAAGAACTCAAAAAAACCAAAGTTCCACTAAGGATTCTTCAAACGGGTGGAGCTGGGCTTGGAAAAGCGAGACAGATGGCCATGGACAACGCTAAAGGCAAATACATCATTTGGGTTGATGGCGATATGGAGCTATCCAAAGACTATGTGCGAACGCAAGTTGAGTTCATGGAAAGAAACCCAAAGGTGGCCAAAGCTAGAGGCAAATGGATGTTGCTTGAAAATGGGGGACTTGCGGCGCAACTTGAGAACATGAGAGCCTCAGAGCATAAACCAACGCAAACCACCGCCAAATCAGACGTTTCGAAGCTAGTTGGCATCGGCGGCTCAATCTGTAGGCTTAACGCCTTGCGCCAAGTAGGAGGTTTCGACACAAACATAACGGGCGCAGGTGAGGATATCGATCTTGCTGCCAAACTGATGAAGGCAGGGTGGGCACTAGACGCAAGCGGAGGCGAATTTTTTCACAAAACAAAAGAAACTTGGCGTGACTTGTGGCGTCAATACCTCTGGTATGGCTATGGGAGTCACTTCGTCAATCACAAGTACAACGGGTTCTTTCCTACCTGGGTAAAGACTCCACCAGCTGCTCTGTACCAAGGGCTTACACACGCAAACATCGCCTATAAAGCCACACATCGAAAAATCAGTTTCCTCCTGCCTTTTCAATATTGTTTCAAGAACATGGCTTGGTTACTTGGTTTTGTCTCCGCTCATCTTGACAGATACCAGCCTTAA
- a CDS encoding glycosyltransferase family 4 protein: MFFVCEGLTLDSARAQPWRHVVEVAKRLQKSGNEVQIISDGKHALQNDEDIAGLHIRRVGRSHFFLDTHEITRTVDEEHAEVTNWHGSDTWSSFYLSRLNNISSATVWTLHSGPLSMRDLRGLELREKLQLFKYWNNVSSSVFPRCLIRKWVRASKVRRVITLSERLALYLEEIGIHAEVETIRSGVDTQRFRPLNSEDARAKLGLSKEDLIILYYGPLSTFRGVDTLTMAMPEIKRKVPSAKLLLLGREKDAKAERRLTFDSFSELRVGIFDEDTLIQYLASADLVVLPFKFWPQVECPLTILESMAMGKPVVSTCTGAIPEIITSGQDGMLVPSGNPNILAEKIIELLEDEETRKRIGLNAREHVERYYDWNRIVAQTLDVFVNALESG; the protein is encoded by the coding sequence GTGTTTTTCGTTTGCGAGGGCCTTACCCTTGACTCAGCACGTGCACAGCCTTGGAGACACGTTGTCGAGGTAGCCAAGAGACTTCAAAAGTCCGGAAACGAGGTCCAGATCATCTCAGACGGCAAGCATGCATTGCAGAATGACGAAGACATAGCAGGTTTGCATATAAGGAGAGTTGGACGCTCGCATTTCTTTCTTGACACTCATGAGATAACTAGGACTGTGGATGAAGAACATGCCGAAGTAACCAACTGGCATGGAAGCGACACTTGGAGCTCGTTTTATCTCTCGCGTCTAAACAATATATCAAGCGCAACCGTGTGGACACTGCACTCAGGTCCTCTCTCAATGCGCGATTTACGCGGCCTAGAGTTAAGAGAAAAGCTACAACTATTCAAGTACTGGAACAATGTCTCAAGCTCTGTCTTTCCTCGTTGCCTAATCAGGAAATGGGTGCGCGCTTCAAAAGTTCGACGGGTAATCACACTGAGTGAACGTTTAGCGCTGTATCTGGAAGAGATTGGGATACATGCTGAAGTTGAGACAATTCGTTCAGGAGTGGACACTCAGCGATTTCGTCCGCTAAATTCGGAGGACGCCCGTGCGAAGCTAGGTTTGTCCAAGGAAGACTTGATAATACTATACTATGGTCCCTTGTCCACGTTCCGCGGTGTTGACACGTTGACAATGGCGATGCCTGAAATCAAGAGAAAAGTGCCATCGGCTAAACTTCTTCTACTTGGTCGTGAAAAAGACGCAAAAGCGGAGCGCCGACTAACCTTTGACAGTTTTAGTGAACTACGAGTAGGTATTTTCGACGAAGACACCTTGATTCAATACTTGGCTTCGGCAGATCTCGTCGTCCTTCCATTCAAATTCTGGCCGCAAGTGGAATGCCCACTGACCATATTGGAATCTATGGCCATGGGCAAGCCTGTAGTCTCAACATGCACAGGAGCAATTCCTGAGATAATTACATCGGGGCAGGATGGCATGTTGGTGCCGTCCGGGAATCCTAACATCCTCGCAGAAAAGATCATCGAGTTGTTGGAAGACGAAGAGACCCGCAAGCGTATTGGTCTTAATGCACGCGAACATGTGGAACGCTATTACGATTGGAATAGGATTGTTGCGCAGACACTTGACGTCTTCGTGAATGCGCTCGAAAGCGGATAA
- a CDS encoding glycosyltransferase family 4 protein, with translation MNQPSSLALISAGYPPYMWGGVDVQTYDLAHYLSAMGIKVTVFCGGATKPTVIREADNLTLYRLPILNVPPRVLWFQLQNARRIIRKLSEFDVVHSQHSSGSIYGLVKDKVGKPWVVSFHDHHFRRLVTYLSLKPWKFSLEDSFYYTIGYPVFDFLTRLEKLADHYIACGGAGLADFLSFSKISPGKVTLIRNGVDLDRIHSIASEESDENNNSHSSDSEFTIFNCGRLYATKGVEYLIRAMPLVLATNEKVKLKIFGKGPMEETLRTMIKSMRLEKNVTLEGHVPYRRLIKEMNRSTLAVFPTMVEVGASLAIMETMACHKAVVAFDYPFTREVIEHKRTGYLVPSKNVPKLANAISLLLEDGNLRKEIGENAFSNIHRNHDYRTVVQKYVEVYSRLITEGCTKS, from the coding sequence GTGAACCAGCCTAGTTCTTTGGCTCTTATATCTGCAGGATATCCTCCGTACATGTGGGGTGGAGTCGATGTTCAGACCTACGACCTTGCGCATTATCTCTCAGCAATGGGAATAAAGGTGACCGTGTTCTGCGGAGGCGCTACAAAACCGACAGTTATCCGAGAAGCGGACAACCTGACGCTGTACCGCCTTCCGATTTTGAATGTTCCGCCTCGCGTGTTGTGGTTTCAACTTCAAAACGCGCGCAGAATAATCAGGAAGTTATCCGAATTCGATGTTGTACACAGTCAACATTCGTCAGGTTCCATCTATGGCTTAGTTAAAGACAAGGTTGGTAAGCCTTGGGTTGTATCGTTTCATGATCATCACTTCAGACGCCTAGTCACCTATTTGAGTTTAAAGCCATGGAAGTTCAGCCTTGAGGATTCATTCTACTACACTATCGGATATCCCGTCTTTGACTTTCTTACACGGCTTGAGAAGTTGGCAGACCACTACATTGCTTGTGGAGGAGCAGGGCTAGCTGACTTCCTAAGCTTTAGTAAGATAAGCCCCGGAAAAGTCACTTTGATAAGAAACGGCGTAGACCTAGATAGAATCCACTCAATAGCGAGTGAGGAATCGGACGAAAACAACAACTCGCATTCCAGTGACAGCGAGTTCACGATATTCAATTGTGGCCGTCTATACGCCACGAAAGGCGTGGAGTACCTCATACGAGCGATGCCCCTTGTTTTGGCCACCAATGAAAAAGTCAAGCTTAAGATTTTCGGCAAAGGACCCATGGAGGAAACCTTGCGTACAATGATCAAGTCCATGCGGCTTGAAAAGAACGTAACGCTTGAAGGACACGTGCCTTACCGGAGGCTCATAAAGGAGATGAACCGAAGCACTTTGGCGGTCTTTCCGACCATGGTGGAAGTTGGCGCCAGCCTTGCTATAATGGAGACCATGGCCTGTCACAAAGCCGTAGTAGCCTTTGACTACCCTTTTACAAGGGAAGTGATAGAACACAAGAGAACCGGGTATCTAGTGCCAAGTAAGAACGTGCCAAAACTTGCCAATGCAATAAGCCTACTTTTGGAAGATGGCAACCTGAGGAAGGAAATCGGAGAAAACGCATTTAGTAACATACATCGCAACCATGACTACAGAACTGTCGTGCAGAAGTACGTGGAAGTTTACTCAAGGCTCATCACTGAAGGATGCACCAAATCTTGA
- a CDS encoding nucleotidyltransferase domain-containing protein, translating to MPAKNASAELESRVPLGLTHLAQEKYLHDPKRSAMSIIDRQIQKKLAMKRGVKKKVKQTVERLFRMVSHRVFTGSDSKVARYTGSSRLGADESGRDMADGVSRYVKLLRSRGLLLNVVIVLGSRAKGSWKPSSDVDVTIIASNLPEQSEGFSLKKLLGVGSASMLSDRPLALGIEPSGCCSKQEFLKRLEALDIQALDALYYGIVLYDDGFWKEAKTKLREVEQRYKLDKAEMRMKLLPI from the coding sequence ATGCCAGCCAAGAATGCTTCAGCAGAACTTGAAAGCAGGGTCCCATTAGGCTTGACTCATCTCGCGCAAGAAAAATATCTTCACGATCCAAAGAGGTCAGCTATGAGTATTATCGACAGGCAAATCCAAAAGAAACTGGCAATGAAGAGGGGAGTTAAGAAAAAGGTCAAGCAAACGGTGGAGAGACTCTTCAGGATGGTTTCGCACAGAGTCTTCACAGGGTCTGACTCCAAAGTAGCGCGATACACAGGCTCATCACGCCTAGGCGCAGATGAATCCGGTCGTGACATGGCAGACGGCGTCTCTAGATACGTAAAATTACTCAGGAGCCGAGGCTTGCTTCTGAACGTGGTTATTGTGTTGGGTTCAAGAGCAAAAGGATCGTGGAAGCCATCAAGTGACGTGGATGTCACAATTATTGCCAGCAACTTGCCAGAACAATCTGAGGGCTTTTCTCTTAAGAAACTCCTTGGAGTGGGTTCGGCTTCGATGCTTTCTGATAGACCTTTGGCGCTGGGGATTGAGCCGAGCGGATGTTGCTCGAAACAGGAGTTCTTGAAGAGATTGGAGGCACTTGACATTCAAGCGCTAGATGCTCTGTATTACGGCATAGTGCTCTACGATGACGGTTTCTGGAAAGAAGCCAAAACAAAACTACGCGAGGTGGAGCAGCGATACAAGTTAGATAAGGCTGAGATGCGAATGAAGCTGCTGCCCATCTAA